A genomic window from Solanum dulcamara chromosome 11, daSolDulc1.2, whole genome shotgun sequence includes:
- the LOC129874560 gene encoding FACT complex subunit SSRP1 — protein MTDGHQFNNISLGGRGGTNTGQLKVQSGGILWKKQGGGKAVEVDKEDIVGLTWMKVPRSNQLGVRIKDGLYYKFTGFRDQDVASLTTYFQNSCGISPEEKQLSISGKNWGEVDLNGNMLAFLVGSKQAFEISLADVSQTQLQGKNDVMLEFHVDDTTGANEKDSLMEISFHIPNSNTQFVGDENRPPAQVFRDKIMSMADVGAGGEEAVVTFDGIAILTPRGRYNVELHLSFLRLQGQANDFKIQYSSVVRIFLLPKHNQPHTLVVITLDPPIRKGQTLYPHIVLQFETDNVVDLSLALSEDLLNTKYKERLLTSYKGLIHDIFTQILRGLSGSKVTKPGKFRSSQDGYAVKSSLKAEDGLLYPLEKSFFFLPKPPTLILHEEIDYVEFERHAAGTANMHYFDLLIRLKTEQEHLFRNIQRNEYHNLFDFISGKGLKIMNLNEARATEGVPVLPDDDDDAVDPHLERIKNEAGGDDSDEEDEDFILDKDDGGSPTDDSGGDESDASGSGGEEEKPAKKKPKKETTVSKPSTSRKKADDDGSKKKKQKKKKDPNAPKRAISAFMYFSQSERENVKKSNPGISFTDVGKVLGERWNKLSAEEKEPFEAMAKADKKRYSEQISDYKNPQPTAMDSGNESGSS, from the exons ATGACGGACGGTCACCAGTTCAACAACATCTCTCTCGGCGGCCGTGGAGGCACC AATACAGGGCAACTCAAGGTTCAGTCTGGAGGTATATTATGGAAGAAACAAGGTGGTGGTAAGGCTGTGGAAGTTGACAAGGAGGATATAGTGGGCCTTACATGGATGAAAGTTCCTCGATCTAATCAGCTTGGTGTGCGGATTAAGGATGGTCTTTACTACAAATTTACTGGCTTTCGTGACCAG GATGTTGCGAGTTTGACCACCTATTTCCAGAATTCGTGCGGGATATCTCCAGAGGAAAAGCAGCTATCAATTAGTGGAAAAAATTGGGGAGAAGTTGATCTAAATG GGAATATGCTTGCTTTTCTTGTTGGTTCTAAGCAAGCATTTGAAATATCATTAGCAGATGTTTCTCAAACACAGCTTCAAGGAAAAAATGATGTCATGTTGGAGTTCCATGTAGATGATACAACTGGGGCTAATGAG AAAGACTCACTGATGGAAATCAGCTTTCATATCCCTAATTCAAACACTCAATTTGTTGGTGATGAAAACCGACCTCCTGCTCAA GTTTTTCGGGACAAAATCATGTCAATGGCTGATGTCGGTGCCGGAGGTGAGGAGGCTGTTGTCACATTTGACGGCATTGCAATACTTACTCCAAG GGGTCGTTACAATGTTGAGCTTCATCTCTCATTCTTGCGCCTGCAAGGGCAAGcaaatgactttaaaattcaGTACAGCAGCGTAGTCCGTATTTTTTTGTTGCCAAAG CATAACCAACCACACACTTTAGTAGTCATCACTCTTGATCCTCCGATTAGGAAGGGCCAAACTTTGTATCCGCACATTGTATTGCAG TTTGAGACGGACAATGTGGTAGACCTTTCGCTGGCTTTAAGCGAAGATCTTTTAAATACGAAATACAAGGAGAGGCTACTAACGAGTTACAAg GGTCTTATCCATgacatctttactcaaattttACGCGGCTTGTCTGGTTCCAAAGTCACTAAACCAGGGAAGTTCCGTAGCAGTCAAGATGGGTATGCGGTGAAGTCCTCATTGAAGGCTGAAGATGGACTCCTCTATCCTCTTGAGAAGAGCTTTTTCTTTTTACCTAAACCTCCAACTCTTATACTGCATGAGGAG ATTGATTATGTGGAGTTTGAGAGGCACGCTGCGGGCACGGCCAACATGCATTACTTTGATCTTCTCATCAGACTGAAAACTGAACAAGAACATCTTTTCCGGAATATCCAGAGGAATGAGTACCACAATCTTTTCGATTTCATCAG TGGAAAGGGTCTGAAAATAATGAACCTTAATGAAGCTCGGGCTACAGAAGGTGTTCCTGTATTGCCCGATGATGACGATGATGCTGTTGATCCACATCTTGAGCGTATTAAGAATGAAGCGGGTGGGGATGACAGTGATGAAGAG GACGAAGATTTTATCCTCGATAAGGATGATGGAGGGTCTCCTACTGATGATTCTGGAGGGGATGAATCTGATGCCAGTGGTAGTGGTGGTGAGGAGGAG AAACCTGCAAAGAAGAAGCCAAAAAAGGAGACTACTGTGTCAAAGCCATCTACAAGCAGGAAAAAGGCAGATGATGATGgatcaaagaagaaaaaacagaagaaaaagaaggatcCAAATGCTCCGAAGAGGGCGATTAGTGCTTTCATGTACTTCTCGCAGAGTGAAAGGGAG AATGTGAAGAAAAGTAATCCTGGAATCAGCTTCACTGACGTTGGGAAGGTTCTTGGAGAGAGATGGAATAAGTTGTCAG CTGAGGAGAAAGAACCCTTTGAGGCAATGGCCAAGGCAGATAAGAAGCGCTACAGCGAACAGATCAGTGATTACAAGAACCCTCAGCCGACTGCCATGGATTCAGGGAATGAATCTGGGAGTTCCTAA
- the LOC129873833 gene encoding uncharacterized protein LOC129873833 produces the protein MPPTIVVAGVLLLLLQLFITATVSAPILGLDSFLNQQSQVDPTATNDSFLSLPSSLKKHLSHPSIHHSPTPSSLLSLQVSVPITVKLVGSNFSSSAKSQLSSFLTSAISSDQFHVITPFSFQPSHHLSISHSLHLDVSLSPSSLPSRLSETLKTHLATVPSSFRSVLASVPHSIVDEIIKQDFEKEKPISGIYIYILNLGSQSKPYAYSYTPGDPSPAFTKCLGTVWTGKERYVWIDLGAGPVDYGPALSGDGVLPHGEFHPFASLHGRPKSQKALLSDLASLVWSAYQVLLVPSLRIPIPFESSLIVEFIHIYGSSDNKDSVGLDWKLIERNFMDEVNENGLLFGDQSLRFKKYEVNLAECPICSFAISRAATSYTSRYLFDNYTLIVSEYLDSKRLHLTLSESAAEFRRIAKLPDEDFGGRILPVYVFDLDVSSILMLDRYHQSVAFKDMVIAVRTKSTQTVSDYSCNGRHVFTQTRELERPIVGSILQSMWGVSPTHLVWSPRHNSTLVDYTWSVGQTPFGPFSEVSSLSFVQKDAARRNVLLTSLNFSISSALEVLESISAHGGERKLLKHNQLTEFMQRWNLFKYKLDKAVSSLSHFDFEMALYYLRASDHDIYAIHSLVYHASQELEASLVCFKDPPFPWASVSMSTGVLIFLLYVWVKRDKFFSNKRKQF, from the coding sequence ATGCCTCCGACCATCGTCGTCGCCGGcgttctcctcctcctccttcaaCTCTTCATCACCGCCACCGTCTCCGCCCCAATCCTGGGACTAGACTCCTTCCTCAACCAACAATCCCAGGTTGACCCGACAGCCACAAACGATTCATTCCTCTCTCTTCCTTCTTCTCTCAAGAAGCATCTCTCTCATCCCTCCATACATCACTCACCCACCCCTTCTTCTCTCCTCTCCCTACAAGTTTCCGTCCCCATCACCGTCAAGCTTGTTGGTAGCAACTTCTCATCTTCTGCCAAATCTCAGCTTTCTTCATTTCTCACATCTGCAATTTCTTCCGATCAGTTCCACGTCATCACCCCTTTCTCTTTTCAACCATCTCATCACCTCTCTATATCCCATTCGCTTCACCTGGATGTGTCTCTTTCTCCTTCCTCACTTCCTTCACGTCTCTCTGAAACCCTCAAGACCCATCTCGCCACTGTGCCTTCCTCTTTCAGATCCGTGCTTGCCTCTGTCCCTCACTCCATAGTTGATGAAATTATCAAACAAGATTTTGAAAAAGAGAAACCCATTAGTGGGatttacatatatattctcAATTTGGGTTCCCAATCGAAACCCTACGCTTATAGCTATACACCTGGCGATCCATCCCCTGCTTTCACCAAGTGTTTGGGCACTGTATGGACCGGAAAAGAACGTTATGTATGGATTGATTTGGGGGCTGGTCCGGTTGATTATGGCCCGGCGTTGTCCGGGGATGGTGTACTTCCACATGGCGAGTTCCATCCATTTGCTTCATTGCACGGCCGACCCAAGTCCCAAAAGGCACTGCTTTCGGATTTGGCCTCACTGGTTTGGAGTGCTTATCAGGTTCTTCTCGTGCCCTCTTTGCGAATCCCTATCCCGTTTGAGAGTTCTTTGATAGTTGAGTTTATACACATATATGGTTCTTCGGATAATAAGGATAGCGTTGGGTTAGATTGGAAGTTGATAGAGAGGAATTTTATGGATGAAGTAAATGAGAATGGGTTGTTGtttggagatcaatctttgagattTAAGAAGTATGAAGTGAATTTAGCAGAGTGCCCTATTTGTTCTTTTGCCATTTCAAGGGCAGCTACCTCATATACTTCTAGGTACCTATTTGATAACTATACGCTGATTGTCAGTGAATACCTGGACTCTAAACGCTTACACCTGACATTGTCTGAATCGGCTGCTGAGTTTAGGCGGATTGCTAAGCTTCCTGATGAGGACTTTGGCGGAAGGATACTTCCGGTTTATGTTTTTGATTTGGATGTCAGTTCGATTCTGATGCTTGATCGTTATCATCAGTCTGTGGCCTTTAAGGATATGGTTATAGCAGTCAGGACAAAGAGTACACAGACTGTGAGTGATTATAGTTGTAATGGGCGTCATGTGTTTACCCAGACTCGTGAATTAGAGAGGCCCATTGTAGGTTCCATCTTACAGAGCATGTGGGGAGTCTCACCAACACATTTAGTCTGGAGCCCAAGACACAACAGTACTCTAGTAGACTATACGTGGAGTGTCGGGCAAACACCATTTGGTCCGTTTTCTGAGGTTTCTTCGTTGTCATTTGTGCAGAAGGATGCTGCAAGGAGAAATGTATTGCTGACATCGTTGAATTTCAGTATATCTAGTgctcttgaagttcttgaatcCATTTCTGCACACGGCGGGGAGAGAAAGCTTCTCAAGCATAATCAGCTTACTGAGTTCATGCAAAGGTGGAACTTGTTCAAGTACAAGCTAGACAAAGCAGTTTCATCGCTCTCACACTTTGACTTTGAAATGGCTTTGTATTACCTTAGGGCATCGGATCATGACATATATGCCATTCATTCTCTTGTTTATCATGCTTCTCAAGAGCTGGAAGCATCGCTAGTCTGTTTCAAGGACCCACCATTTCCCTGGGCATCAGTTTCTATGTCTACTGGAGTTTTAATTTTCCTTCTGTATGTTTGGGTAAAGAGAGATAAGTTCTTTTCCAACAAGCGAaaacaattttga
- the LOC129874563 gene encoding probable pectate lyase P59 → MGGTKLVYLSLLLFSTFLAINGHIGDFDEVWRRRAQEADEWAIKAYKPDPINVTLAFAKQTAEAMKELKEAKLVTNGTRRELRGGKKYNGPCLVTNPIDRCWRCQPNWADNRKRLADCAMGFAKGTTGGKAGNIYVVTDSSDDTSNPKPGTLRYGVIQKEPLWIIFAKSMTIRLHQELIVQSDKTIDGRGVNVHIANGAGIMLQYVKNVIIHSLRIHDIVMGSGGMIRDAVDHIGQRTQSDGDGISIFGSSNIWVDHVSMWSCYDGLVDAVEGSTAVTISNSHFTDHNEVMLFGASDSSSIDQRMQITVAYNHFGKRLIQRMPRCRWGFIHVVNNDYTHWNMYAIGGSQHPTIISQGNRFIAPPDMFKKEVTKRDYSPESVWKQWSWRSQGDLFMNGAFFVESGDPDWTKKHIELFDGVASASGDQVTWITRFSGALNCKPGQAC, encoded by the exons ATGGGAGGAACTAAGCTGGTATATTTGTCCCTGTTACTATTTTCCACATTTTTGGCAATAAATGGTCACATTGGTGATTTTGATGAGGTGTGGAGGAGAAGAGCCCAGGAAGCAGATGAATGGGCCATAAAAGCCTATAAGCCCGACCCGATCAATGTCACCCTTGCATTTGCTAAACAAACTGCGGA GGCCatgaaggaattaaaggaaGCGAAGCTGGTAACAAATGGAACAAGGAGGGAATTAAGAGGAGGCAAAAAATACAACGGGCCTTGCTTAGTGACCAACCCAATTGATAGGTGCTGGAGATGCCAACCTAATTGGGCCGACAATCGGAAAAGGTTAGCTGATTGTGCAATGGGCTTTGCAAAAGGGACCACCGGCGGAAAAGCCGGCAATATCTACGTCGTCACGGATTCTTCCGACGACACTAGCAACCCTAAGCCGGGAACCCTCCGTTACGGTGTcattcaaaaggagccattgtGGATCATATTTGCTAAAAGCATGACCATTAGGCTACACCAGGAGCTCATTGTGCAAAGCGATAAGACCATTGATGGCCGTGGAGTTAACGTTCACATCGCAAATGGAGCAG GTATCATGCTCCAGTACGTGAAGAACGTGATCATCCACAGTCTCCGCATTCACGACATCGTGATGGGCAGTGGTGGGATGATCAGAGACGCGGTGGACCACATCGGACAACGGACACAGAGCGATGGAGATGGTATTTCAATATTTGGTTCGTCGAATATATGGGTGGATCATGTGTCAATGTGGAGTTGTTATGACGGACTTGTTGATGCTGTGGAGGGATCCACTGCTGTTACCATATCGAACAGCCATTTCACTGATCATAATGAGGTGATGCTTTTTGGTGCGAGTGATAGTTCTTCAATTGATCAAAGGATGCAAATTACTGTGGCTTATAATCATTTTGGAAAGAGATTGATACAGAGAATGCCAAGGTGCAGATGGGGTTTTATTCATGTTGTTAACAATGACTACACACATTGGAATATGTATGCAATTGGTGGTAGCCAACATCCCACTATTATTAGCCAGGGTAATCGTTTCATTGCTCCTCCTGACATGTTCAAGAAAGAGGTAACAAAGAGGGACTATTCCCCAGAATCAGTGTGGAAGCAATGGTCATGGAGATCACAAGGCGATCTATTCATGAATGGAGCATTCTTTGTTGAATCTGGAGATCCAGATTGGACCAAGAAACATATTGAACTTtttgatggggttgcatcagcCTCAGGGGATCAAGTCACTTGGATTACAAGATTTTCAGGGGCACTAAATTGCAAGCCAGGACAAGCTTGTTAG